The Engystomops pustulosus chromosome 4, aEngPut4.maternal, whole genome shotgun sequence genome contains a region encoding:
- the LOC140128831 gene encoding E3 ubiquitin-protein ligase TRIM11-like, whose translation MMASAYLTQDLICSICLDLYTDPVTLRCGHNFCRVCIHQVLTTQDGSGGYSCPECKAKLKKRPALQKNISLCNAVDNHRSTQPPQEETKISGTYHKDSSTPPEKHLKAHSKRPKHVLTDPSRSSDKSKCPIHKKILEYYCTEDAACICVSCSLAGEHQTHNMESLDEALEKKKVKLNDVLQKLTRKRQKKQKRIQNLEETRRKAQAKATGEAKRVSTLFMNIRRRLDDLEKKVQSEISRRGEKESRSLTDVMEKLEIEKEELSRKMQDIEEMCNMTDPLTVLQEPDTGDLYDPEEEGDDGGDDAGGHGEGDEDTEEDDGGDEDTGADDGGDEDTEGHDGGEEDTGGDDGGDEDMGGHGGGDRRAELISGLSRTLSDIIRGVNGTFYVQDPADISLDIDTAANSLRISDDLKSATETDINQKRPDTAERFQDYQVMSSSDITSGRHYWDVGVSDVWRWSVGVCYPSIDRRGSQSCIGDNNKSWGLYGGRRYNNQYVVRHDSKEIQLPHQISSDRVRIYVDYEGGELSFFALCDPIRHLHTFNVPFNKPLHAVLWVFNGSVNILGGGVTHKRK comes from the coding sequence ATGATGGCGTCTGCCTATCTCACACAGGATCTCATCTGCTCCATCTGTCTGGACCTCTATACAGATCCCGTAACcctgagatgtggacacaacttctgccgggtcTGTATTCACCAGGTCCTGACTACACAGGACGGGTCTGGAGGTTATTCCTGTCCTGAATGCAAAGCAAAACTTAAGAAACGACCTGCACTGCAGAAGAACATCTCTCTGTGTAATGCTGTGGACAATCACCGGTCTACACAACCACCACAAGAGGAAACCAAGATCTCCGGCACTTACCACAAGGACTCTTCTACACCTCCTGAGAAACACCTAAAAGCCCATAGTAAAAGACCAAAACATGTGCTAACAGACCCCAGCAGGTCCTCGGACAAGAGCAAATGTCCCATCCATAAGAAGATCCTGGAATATTACTGCACTGAGGACGCGGcttgtatctgtgtgtcctgtaGTCTGGCCGGAGAACATCAGACACATAACATGGAGTCTCTTGATGAAGCCTTGGAAAAGAAAAAGGTGAAGCTAAATGATGTTCTACAGAAACTGACAAGAAAGAGACAGAAGAAGCAGAAAAGAATCCAGAATCTGGAGGAGACCAGGAGAAAAGCTCAAGCGAAAGCAACTGGAGAAGCCAAAAGAGTCTCTACTCTATTTATGAACATCAGGAGACGCCTGGACGACCTGGAGAAGAAGGTCCAGAGTGAGATCTCCAGGAGGGGGGAGAAGGAGTCTCGGTCACTGACGGATGTGATGGAGAAGTTGGAAATAGAGAAGGAAGAGCTGTCCAGGAAGATGCAGGACATTGAGGAGATGTGTAATatgactgatccactgactgtgttacaggaaccagacacaggtgacTTGTATGATCCTGAGGAAGAGggagatgatggaggtgatgatgctgGTGGACATGGTGAAGGAGATGAGGACACGGAGgaagatgatggaggtgatgaggacacaggggcagatgatggaggtgatgaggacacggagggacatgatggaggtgaggaggacacagggggagatgatggaggtgatgaggacatgGGGGGACATGGTGGAGGAGATCGGAGGGCAGAGCTGATCTCCGGCTTATCACGCACATTATCAGATATAATACGAGGTGTAAACGGGACCTTCTATGTGCAGGATCCTGCAGACATATCACTGGATATAGACACGGCCGCTAATAGTCTCCGTATATCAGACGACCTGAAATCGGCCACTGAGACTGATATAAATCAAAAACGTCCAGACACCGCGGAGAGATTCCAGGATTATCAGGTGATGAGCAGCAGTGACATTACCTCCGGACGACATTATTGGGACGTGGGGGTCAGTGATGTCTGGAGGTGGAGTGTGGGGGTGTGTTACCCCAGTATAGACAGGAGGGGCTCCCAGTCATGTATTGGAGATAATAACAAGTCCTGGGGTTTATATGGTGGACGACGTTAtaataatcagtatgtagtgagacATGACAGTAAAGAGATCCAGTTACCTCACCAGATCTCCAGTGATCGGGTCAGGATCTATGTGGATTATGAGGGGGGGGAGTTGTCCTTTTTTGCGttgtgtgaccccatcagacacttacacacgTTCAATGTCCCCTTCAACAAGCCGCTACACGCTGTGTTATGGGTATTTAATGGTTCTGTAAACATATTAGGGGGAGGAGTTACACATAAAAGAAAGTGA
- the LOC140128830 gene encoding E3 ubiquitin/ISG15 ligase TRIM25-like — MERRDVRECTVHPVTGHIHSFQVGSAMASAALAQELTCSICLDLYKDPVTLKCGHNFCRVCIVRVLKIQDGSGFYSCPQCKEKFQKRPALQRNITLCNVVENFRCIQRPQETTEIFCTYCVDSPVPALKSCLMCAASLCEKHLRVHSKEPEHVLTDPSRSLEKRKCLIHKKILEYYCTEDATCICVSCCLVGDHRGHNMESLDEASEKKKEKLKNVLQKLTTKRQKTQKRVQNLGDCKRKAQVKASGEAERVTALFIDIRRQLDDLEKKVQSEISRRGERVSRSLTDVIKTLEIEKEELSRKMRHIEELCNMTDPLTVLQEPDTGDLYDPEEEGGDGYMEGPDGGDRGAELISRLSHTLSDIIRGVNGTFYVQDPADISLDIDTAANNLLISDDLKTATRTIKYQKLPDTAERFQNYNVMSSSDITSGRHYWDVEVSGLEEWIVGMCYPSIEKRGCHSYIGNNNKSWGLCREQYDNQHSVRHDSNGVLLPHQISSDRFRIYVDYEAGELSFYELCDPIRHLHTFSTIFTEPLHAVLCVYKGSIKISGGGATERNIRMGTRL; from the coding sequence ATGGAAAGGAGGGACGTAAGGGAATGCACCGTGCACCCAGTAACGGGGCACATCCACAGCTTCCAAGTAGGGTCAGCGATGGCGTCTGCTGCTCTAGCACAGGAGCTGACGTGCTCCATCTGTCTGGACCTCTATAAAGATCCCGTGACCCTAAaatgtggacacaacttctgccgggtcTGTATTGTTCGTGTCCTGAAAATACAGGATGGGTCCGGATTTTATTCCTGTCCTCAATGTAAAGAAAAATTCCAGAAGCGGCCGGCACTCCAGAGGAACATCACTCTGTGTAATGTAGTAGAGAACTTCCGGTGCATTCAGCGACCCCAGGAGACAACAGAGATCTTCTGCACCTACTGTGTGGACTCTCCTGTACCTGCCCTGAAATCCTGTTTGATGTGTGCAGCTTCTCTGTGTGAGAAACACCTGAGAGTTCACAGCAAAGAGCCAGAACACGTCCTAACAGACCCCAGCAGGTCCCTGGAGAAGAGGAAATGTCTCATCCATAAGAAGATCCTGGAATATTACTGCACCGAGGACGCGActtgtatctgtgtgtcctgctgtCTAGTCGGAGATCATAGAGGACACAACATGGAGTCTCTAGATGAGGCCTCggagaagaagaaggaaaaactaaaaaatgttCTGCAGAAACTGACAACAAAGCGACAGAAGACCCAGAAAAGGGTCCAAAATCTGGGAGACTGCAAGAGAAAAGCTCAAGTCAAAGCATCTGGAGAAGCCGagagagtcactgccctgttTATAGATATCAGGAGACAACTGGACGACCTGGAGAAGAAGGTCCAGAGTGAGATTtccaggaggggggagagggtgtCACGGTCACTGACTGATGTGATCAAAACGCTGGAAATAGAGAAGGAAGAGCTGTCCAGGAAGATGAGgcacattgaggagctgtgtaacatgactgatccactgactgtgttacaggaaccagacacaggtgacTTGTATGATcctgaggaggagggaggagatgggTACATGGAGGGACCTGATGGAGGAGATCGGGGGGCAGAGCTGATCTCCCGCTTATCACACACATTATCGGATATAATACGAGGTGTAAACGGGACCTTCTATGTGCAGGATCCTGCAGACATATCACTGGATATAGACACGGCCGCTAATAATCTCCTTATATCAGACGACCTGAAAACTGCAACTAGGACAATAAAATACCAGAAGCTCCCGGACACCGCAGAGAGATTCCAAAATTATAATGTGATGAGCAGCAGTGACATTACCTCCGGAAGACATTACTGGGACGTGGAGGTCAGTGGGTTAGAGGAGTGGATAGTGGGGATGTGTTACCCCAGTATAGAGAAGAGGGGGTGTCACTCATATATTGGAAATAATAACAAGTCGTGGGGTTTATGTAGAGAGCAGTATGATAACCAGCATTCAGTGAGACATGACAGCAATGGGGTTCTGTTACCTCATCAGATCTCCAGTGATAGATTCCGGATCTATGTGGATTATGAGGCGGGGGAGTTGTCCTTCtatgagctgtgtgaccccatcagacacttacacaccttcagCACCATCTTCACCGAGCCGCTACACgctgtgttatgtgtatataaaggtTCTATAAAGatatcagggggaggagcaacAGAGAGAAACATACGAATGGGTACAAGATTGTGA